The Bombus huntii isolate Logan2020A chromosome 6, iyBomHunt1.1, whole genome shotgun sequence genome window below encodes:
- the LOC126866530 gene encoding arginase, hepatic, producing MNILKKIQSVITRLGNRNYGKVGIIGVPFDKGQHKEGVAHGPEAIRTAGLVRELKSLGLDVKDYGDISYKAKNVDGVNNMSHLGDVAGCTSYLSEKVQEILKDDRRVLTIGGDHSVGIGTIDGHVKEKENVAVIWVDAHADLNTNKTSESGNVHGMPVALLTSELADYWPHLPGMDWQQPMLSIRNVAYIGLRSVDRYERLVIEKFGITAFGMEDVERYGIHDVVYMALNKIDPNESKSLHVSFDIDSLDPLEAPCTGTPVRGGLSLREAVHLMEILYRTKRLNAVDLVEVNPFIGNQHDIQLTVEAAIHIIQAGFGYTRRGLKVPKGVTDMPLQTFR from the exons atgaatatattaaagaaaatacaaagtgTTATTACCAGACTTGGAAATCGCAATTATGGCAAAGTTGGAATAATTGGGGTGCCATTTGATAAAGGACAG CATAAGGAAGGTGTAGCACATGGTCCAGAGGCAATTAGAACAGCTGGATTAGTGCGAGAATTAAAATCATTag GGTTAGATGTGAAAGATTATGgtgatatttcatataaagCAAAAAATGTAGATGGAGTAAATAACATGTCACACTTGGGTGATGTTGCTGGCTGTACAAGTTATTTATCTGAGAAAGTTCAAGAAATTTTGAAAGATGATCGACGAGTATTGACTATTGGTGGTGATCATAGTGTAGGAATTGGAACTATAGATGGTCATGTTAAG gaaaaagaaaatgtagctGTTATATGGGTTGATGCTCATGCAGAtctaaatacaaataaaactaGCGAAAGTGGAAATGTTCATGGAATGCCTGTAGCATTATTAACTTCTGAATTGGCTGATTACTGGCCACATCTGCCAGGAATGGATTGGCAACAGCCaat gtTATCAATTAGAAATGTAGCTTATATTGGATTAAGATCTGTTGATCGTTATGAAAGATTagttattgaaaaatttggtATTACTGCTTTTGGTATGGAAGATGTTGAAAGATATG GTATTCATGATGTTGTTTACATGGCACTAAATAAAATAGATCCTAATGAATCAAAATCATTACATGTTAGTTTTGATATTGATTCCTTAGACCCATTAGAAGCACCATGTACAGGAACTCCTG TACGTGGTGGATTGTCACTCAGAGAAGCTGTTCACTTAATGGAAATATTATACAGAACTAAAAGACTAAATGCAGTGGATCTTGTAGAAGTAAATCCTTTCATTGGTAATCAACATGATATTCAATTAACTGTTGAAGCTGCTATACACATAATTCAAGCTGGATTTGGTTATACCAGAAGAGGTCTTAAAGTTCCAAAGGGTGTTACAGATATGCCATTACAGACATTTAGATAA
- the LOC126866533 gene encoding arylalkylamine N-acetyltransferase 1-like isoform X2 yields MSSNSSPMHQLADSTNSEGIDMDYQIQSVTKDDKLRVLNFLKRYFFRDEPLNQSIQLLAGREDFTCTELEQYSLTSLENDLNLMAVLSDGTLVGVVLNGKMDPPCDEEPHYISKCRNPKFKKILQLLHHVDQKVNCEENFHGLDVLEIKIISVDCEWRGRGVAKALLERTLEIGKERGFQMARADCSSSFSGKLCARMGFERVYELNYADYLDEDGNPIFSPESPHTEIVSYIKRL; encoded by the exons ATGAGTTCCAACTCGTCACCTATGCACCAG CTGGCTGATTCAACGAACAGCGAAGGAATTGACATGGACTATCAGATTCAATCAGTCACTAAAGATGATAAGCTCAGGGTACTTAACTTTCTCAAGCGGTACTTCTTCAGAGACGAGCCGCTCAATCAATCGATCCAATTGCTAGCAGGTAGAGAAGACTTCACTTGCACGGAATTGGAGCAGTATAGTCTAACTTCCCTTGAGAACGATCTCAATCTGATGGCAGTCTTATCGGACGGTACTTTAGTTGGTGTAGTATTAAATG GAAAGATGGATCCTCCATGCGACGAAGAACCACACTACATATCTAAGTGTCGAAACCCAAAATTCAAAAAAATTCTTCAGTTACTGCATCACGTGGATCAGAAAGTAAATTGCGAAGAAAATTTCCACGGGTTGGATGTcttggaaattaaaataatttccgTAGATTGTGAGTGGCGAGGCAGAGGCGTTGCCAAAGCGCTGCTAGAAAGAACACT TGAAATTGGGAAAGAGAGAGGCTTTCAAATGGCACGTGCCGACTGCTCGTCCTCTTTTTCTGGGAAACTATGTGCACGAATGGGCTTTGAACGAGTCTATGAACTCAACTATGCGGATTATCTAGACGAAGATGGTAATCCTATCTTTTCCCCTGAATCGCCACATACAGAAATTGTTTCGTACATTAAGAGATTGTGA
- the LOC126866527 gene encoding fasciculation and elongation protein zeta-2, whose product MRDMAGKIAELKFEAPLARFEEEDTASLKNMNLLTEQLLDTSLNTSYGENCNANEPATTHENGTDILQEGTFSPFSGSLEDLVNTFDEKITSCFRDYGTNVESLAPVQVRTQEEIMNECQMWWTITGTFGNILPIDWSKSYARKMHMPALNLNEAPVSHERPELEDLSSEDEAVATDLDMHALILSSSTDTHSPEEPLKTAEEVLREIDDIMQESPSMERSPDSDGSLLDSDEALERSREVLGSPLHEKKLKQLTSSQLTELLGEMESLVGALSETLIAELALRDELEYEKELKNQFISLLLAVQNRRRQHHVTRKRNQMQNGTSPLPQHRSLQESKYLTTVIPYHMDSGPPDNQALQVLIKILKAISEDSPTVPTLLTDYILKVLCPT is encoded by the exons ATGAGGGACATGGCGGGCAAGATCGCCGAGTTGAAGTTCGAGGCACCCCTCGCACGTTTCGAGGAGGAAGACACGGCCAgcttgaaaaatatgaatctaCTGACAG AGCAATTGCTGGACACGAGTTTAAACACGAGCTACGGAGAGAATTGTAACGCGAACGAGCCAGCGACTACGCACGAAAATGGTACCGATATACTGCAAGAGGGGACATTCAGCCCCTTCAGCGGCAGTCTCGAGGATCTCGTTAACACCTTCGACGAGAAGATAACATCCTGCTTTCGCGATTACGGCACGAACGTCGAGTCCCTGGCACCCGTGCAAGTACGCACGCAGGAAGAAATTATGAACGAGTGCCA AATGTGGTGGACGATTACCGGTACGTTTGGTAACATATTACCAATCGATTGGAGCAAATCGTACGCTAGAAAAATGCACATGCCCGCGCTTAATTTGAACGAGGCTCCGGTTTCACACGAAAG ACCTGAACTAGAGGATTTAAGTAGCGAAGATGAGGCTGTCGCAACTGATTTGGACATGCATGCTTTGATCTTGTCCAGTAGCACCGATACTCACAGCCCAGAGGAACCGCTTAAGACTGCGGAAGAGGTACTCCGTGAAATAGACGATATAATGCAg GAAAGTCCGTCGATGGAAAGATCACCGGATTCCGATGGGTCTTTATTGGATAGCGACGAGGCACTGGAGAGGAGCAGAGAAGTTCTGGGCTCTCCGCTGCACGagaaaa AGCTAAAACAACTTACCTCCAGCCAACTGACTGAGTTACTCGGGGAGATGGAATCCTTGGTGGGAGCTCTGAGCGAAACTCTCATCGCGGAACTTGCATTGCGCGACGAGCTCGaatatgagaaagaattaaaGAATCAATTTATCTCGTTGTTGTTAGCAGTACAAAATCGACGAAGACAGCATCATGTCACGAGAAAGAGAAATCAAATGCAAAATGGTACTAGTCCTTTACCACAACATAGATCGCTTCAAGAATCTAAG TATTTAACTACCGTAATTCCGTATCATATGGACAGTGGCCCACCAGACAATCAGGCATTACAAGTTCTCATTAAAA tATTAAAAGCAATTAGCGAAGACAGTCCAACTGTACCTACTTTACTAACAGATTATATACTCAAAG TATTGTGTCCTACTTAG
- the LOC126866533 gene encoding arylalkylamine N-acetyltransferase 1-like isoform X3 yields MDYQIQSVTKDDKLRVLNFLKRYFFRDEPLNQSIQLLAGREDFTCTELEQYSLTSLENDLNLMAVLSDGTLVGVVLNGKMDPPCDEEPHYISKCRNPKFKKILQLLHHVDQKVNCEENFHGLDVLEIKIISVDCEWRGRGVAKALLERTLEIGKERGFQMARADCSSSFSGKLCARMGFERVYELNYADYLDEDGNPIFSPESPHTEIVSYIKRL; encoded by the exons ATGGACTATCAGATTCAATCAGTCACTAAAGATGATAAGCTCAGGGTACTTAACTTTCTCAAGCGGTACTTCTTCAGAGACGAGCCGCTCAATCAATCGATCCAATTGCTAGCAGGTAGAGAAGACTTCACTTGCACGGAATTGGAGCAGTATAGTCTAACTTCCCTTGAGAACGATCTCAATCTGATGGCAGTCTTATCGGACGGTACTTTAGTTGGTGTAGTATTAAATG GAAAGATGGATCCTCCATGCGACGAAGAACCACACTACATATCTAAGTGTCGAAACCCAAAATTCAAAAAAATTCTTCAGTTACTGCATCACGTGGATCAGAAAGTAAATTGCGAAGAAAATTTCCACGGGTTGGATGTcttggaaattaaaataatttccgTAGATTGTGAGTGGCGAGGCAGAGGCGTTGCCAAAGCGCTGCTAGAAAGAACACT TGAAATTGGGAAAGAGAGAGGCTTTCAAATGGCACGTGCCGACTGCTCGTCCTCTTTTTCTGGGAAACTATGTGCACGAATGGGCTTTGAACGAGTCTATGAACTCAACTATGCGGATTATCTAGACGAAGATGGTAATCCTATCTTTTCCCCTGAATCGCCACATACAGAAATTGTTTCGTACATTAAGAGATTGTGA
- the LOC126866533 gene encoding arylalkylamine N-acetyltransferase 1-like isoform X1, which produces METALSTDLVNSARSDVGKSQTTFAKDVPKMVKYTLADSTNSEGIDMDYQIQSVTKDDKLRVLNFLKRYFFRDEPLNQSIQLLAGREDFTCTELEQYSLTSLENDLNLMAVLSDGTLVGVVLNGKMDPPCDEEPHYISKCRNPKFKKILQLLHHVDQKVNCEENFHGLDVLEIKIISVDCEWRGRGVAKALLERTLEIGKERGFQMARADCSSSFSGKLCARMGFERVYELNYADYLDEDGNPIFSPESPHTEIVSYIKRL; this is translated from the exons ATGGAAACTGCGCTATCTACGGACTTGGTCAATTCTGCTCGTAGCGATGTCGGCAAGAGTCAGACCACTTTCGCGAAAGATGTGCCGAAAATGGTCAAGTATACG CTGGCTGATTCAACGAACAGCGAAGGAATTGACATGGACTATCAGATTCAATCAGTCACTAAAGATGATAAGCTCAGGGTACTTAACTTTCTCAAGCGGTACTTCTTCAGAGACGAGCCGCTCAATCAATCGATCCAATTGCTAGCAGGTAGAGAAGACTTCACTTGCACGGAATTGGAGCAGTATAGTCTAACTTCCCTTGAGAACGATCTCAATCTGATGGCAGTCTTATCGGACGGTACTTTAGTTGGTGTAGTATTAAATG GAAAGATGGATCCTCCATGCGACGAAGAACCACACTACATATCTAAGTGTCGAAACCCAAAATTCAAAAAAATTCTTCAGTTACTGCATCACGTGGATCAGAAAGTAAATTGCGAAGAAAATTTCCACGGGTTGGATGTcttggaaattaaaataatttccgTAGATTGTGAGTGGCGAGGCAGAGGCGTTGCCAAAGCGCTGCTAGAAAGAACACT TGAAATTGGGAAAGAGAGAGGCTTTCAAATGGCACGTGCCGACTGCTCGTCCTCTTTTTCTGGGAAACTATGTGCACGAATGGGCTTTGAACGAGTCTATGAACTCAACTATGCGGATTATCTAGACGAAGATGGTAATCCTATCTTTTCCCCTGAATCGCCACATACAGAAATTGTTTCGTACATTAAGAGATTGTGA
- the LOC126866536 gene encoding uncharacterized protein LOC126866536, which yields MMITRQLKIPSLKNLSTVALFGSVIVTATGLIVRYDLENKIRKTTTYKKALKLFYDHKETIKHLGEPIKEGRITLPEYKSGNIKKFGINVKGANTTGKLYFEYQVQPDESTEIKKVEIKFNDIADKIFVIHKN from the exons ATGATGATTACAAGACAATTAAAG ATACCTTCacttaaaaatttatcaacaGTAGCCCTTTTTGGAAGTGTTATTGTTACAGCTACAGGACTTATTGTACGATATGATTTAGAAAACAAAATTCGAaaaacaacaacttataaAAAGgcattgaaattattttatgatcATAAGGAAACCATTAAACATTTAGGAGAACCTATAAAGGAAGGAAGAATAACGCTTCCAGAGTATAAATCTGGTAATATTAAGAAATTCGGTATTAATGTAAAGGGGGCTAACACtacaggaaaactatattttgaatatcaAGTTCAACCGGATGAAAGTACTGAAATAAAGAAggtagaaattaaatttaatgatATTGCTGATAAGATATTTGTGATTCATAAAAATTAG